A window of the Cannabis sativa cultivar Pink pepper isolate KNU-18-1 chromosome X, ASM2916894v1, whole genome shotgun sequence genome harbors these coding sequences:
- the LOC115702405 gene encoding pectinesterase inhibitor 6, with protein MTLKIANPYSVFIILLMMYRTAIFATANNSRGDKYVRNACSVTRYRSLCIRTLAPFSSAAKESPVLWARAGVSVTLSEAKDTAQYLMKLNRNNNNRTRSGKGNYFRAAVSDCVELFDNAVDELHQSLRVMRNLSKRTFGTQMGDVNTWLSAALTDADTCLEGLEGLKRRREVNPLRSKVSRASYTASNALALVNKLAATVPLV; from the coding sequence ATGACATTAAAAATAGCCAACCCATATTCGGTCTTCATAATCTTACTCATGATGTATAGAACGGCCATTTTCGCCACGGCAAACAACAGCCGTGGCGACAAGTACGTCCGCAATGCCTGCAGCGTGACAAGGTACCGCAGCCTCTGCATCCGCACTTTAGCGCCATTTTCAAGCGCGGCTAAGGAAAGCCCTGTCCTTTGGGCCAGAGCAGGGGTCTCTGTTACTCTGAGCGAGGCCAAAGACACGGCGCAGTACCTAATGAAGCTCAATCGAAACAACAACAATCGAACCAGATCAGGAAAAGGAAACTACTTCAGAGCTGCAGTGTCGGACTGTGTGGAGCTCTTTGACAACGCGGTTGACGAGCTCCACCAGTCACTTAGGGTGATGAGAAATCTGAGCAAGAGAACTTTCGGGACACAGATGGGCGACGTAAACACTTGGCTGAGTGCGGCACTAACCGATGCAGACACGTGCTTGGAAGGGCTTGAAGGactaaagagaagaagagaagtgAACCCTTTACGGTCTAAGGTGTCAAGAGCCAGTTATACTGCGAGTAATGCATTGGCTCTTGTTAACAAATTGGCTGCAACAGTGCCACTGGTTTGA